GACCGCCGCTATGACCAGGTCTTCGTCTATCACAACGGCGCCGAATCGTATTATGCGAGCCGGGGCTTTCGCGGACTGCTGCGCGTCTGAGCGACGCCGGTTCAGACCGCCTCTTCCAGGCGCAATTGCCGGCCTTCATCGAGCATCAGCTCGAATTCGGCCGCCGGCACGGCCGGGCTGAACAGATAGCCTTGCAGCTGGTCGCAGCCGAGTTCGCGCAGGAAGCGCATCTGCTCGGCCGTTTCCACCCCTTCGGCGACGATTTCCTGGCGCAGCTGCTGCGCCATGGTGACGATGGCGCGGGCGATGGCGCAATCGTTTTCCTCGAAGGGCAAGCCGATGACGAAGGAGCGGTCGATTTTCAATGTGCTGATGGGGAATTTCTTCAGGTAGGCGAGGCTGGAATAGCCGGTGCCGAAGTCATCGAGCGCCAGCGCCAGTCCCATGGCCACCAGCTGGTTCATGATGCCGATGACCTTGTCGGCGCCGCGCATCAGCAGGCTTTCCGTGATTTCCAGCATGATCTGGTCGGGCCGCACCTGGTAGCGCTCGAGTACGGCCGCTATGCGCGCCGGCAACTGTTCATCGAACTGGCGCGCCGACAGGTTGACGGCAATGGCCGGCATGTGCAGGCCACGGTCTTCCCAGCTGCGGATCTGGCGGCACGCCTCGTCCAGCACCCAGGTGCCCAGCTCCAGAATCAGACTGGTTTCCTCGGCGACGGGGATGAAGACGCCGGGCGAAACCATGCCGCGCATCGGATGCTTCCAGCGCAGCAAGGCTTCCGCGCCCACGATGCGTCCGCTGGCCAGGCTCACTTTCGGCTGGTAATGCAATTCCAGCTCCTTGTCGCCGAGCGCCAGCCGCATTTCGCTTTCCAGGCGCAGATGCTCCTTGGCCCTGCGGTTCATGTCTTCGCGGTAGAACAGGAAGGTCGATTCGATGGTCTGCCCCGCCTTGGCCACGGCCACATCGGCAAAGCGGAACAGGGCCGGCGCTTCCAGGCCGTCTTCCGGATACACGGTGATGCCGATGCTGGCGCCCACGTGCAGCGCGTGCGCGTCGATATTGATCGGCGCCTCGAGCAGGTTGAGCAGCTTTTGCGCCACGTTGGCCGCGTGTTCGCGCTTTTCGATGTGCAGCAGGGCCACGACGAATTTGCTGTTGTCGACCCGCGCCAGGATGTCCGCATCGCGCAGGGCGCCGCGGAACAGCTGGCCGATGGCGATCACCAGCTGGTCGCCCACTTCATGGCCCAGGGTGTCGCTGATGGAACCGATGCGGCTGATGTCGATGACCATCAGCGCGCCATGCGTGCCTTGCCGTTTCGCTTCGGCCAGACCCTGGTCGACCAGCTGGTTCAGCAGGCAGCGGTTGGGCAAGCCCGTCAGGCTGTCGTAGTTGGCCATGCGCTGCATGCGCGCCTCGGCATCCTTGTGCACCGAGATATCGGAAAACAGGGAAAATACATGGCTGATTTCGCCGAATTCGTCGCGCACGACGCTGATGGTGACGTCTTGCGGGAACAGTTCGCCATTCTTGCGCTTGCCGATGATTTCGCCGCGCCAGGAGCCGTGGCCGCGCATGGCGGCGCGCACCTTGGCGCGGAAATCCGGGTCGTGCACGCCCGAGCGCAGCAAGTCCGGCGTGCGGCCGATGGCTTCGGCCGGCGAATAGCCGGTGATGCGGGAAAACGAGCTGTTGATCGAGACGATACGCTCTTCCGCATCCGTGATCAGCACGGCTTGCTCGCTGTCTTCGATGATGCGGGCGTGCAACCGGACCTTGTCGACGTCGGACAGCGGCTCGCTCATGGCCGACAGGCGCACGGCCATGCCGCAGCCCTTGCCCGCCTGGTCGTGGATCACATGGCGGTGCATGCGCAGCCATGTCACCATGCCCGACTTCTTGCGCCGGCGCACATCGGTGGCCACGTCGCCCTGCGTGAAATGCAGTTCCAGCACGCTCGCTTCCGCGTCGTCTTCCGGATACAAAAACAGGATGTGCTGGCCCAGTGCTTCCAGTTCGGAATAGCCGAACATCTGTTCGGCACCATGGTTCCAGCCGATCAAAAAGCCGTCGGGATCGATTTCCAGCAAGGCGTCAGGGGGCGCCACGCGCACCACGGGCCGGCTGGCGCCGCGCAGCCGCTCCAGCTCTTCCTCCAGCCGCGCCAGGGTGGCGGCCTGCTGCGGCCCCGCCTGTTCACGGGCATCCTGGGCCAGGCGCAGGCACAGCGCGACCTTCGCCTCAAGCATGGCAACCCCACTCTTGGACCAGGTCAGGGGAAGGTATCAGGGGCGCTGCGGTGTGTGTAATCATCAAAATCCCACTGTGGGGCGTGGAGGTCGGGCGGGAAATACTGTGAATATGGTAACTTAAAAGTGTTGGCGTATGTCAACATTTTAAGGCCTACGCCGAATGGCCGGGCAGATGTTGCGCCAGGCGGGCAAACACATCGGGTTCGCGCATGCGCGCCATCCACCAGCGCAGCGCGGCGCCATCCTCGCCCACTCTCCAGGCCAGGTAAAACGTTTCCGACGG
This window of the Janthinobacterium agaricidamnosum genome carries:
- a CDS encoding putative bifunctional diguanylate cyclase/phosphodiesterase encodes the protein MLEAKVALCLRLAQDAREQAGPQQAATLARLEEELERLRGASRPVVRVAPPDALLEIDPDGFLIGWNHGAEQMFGYSELEALGQHILFLYPEDDAEASVLELHFTQGDVATDVRRRKKSGMVTWLRMHRHVIHDQAGKGCGMAVRLSAMSEPLSDVDKVRLHARIIEDSEQAVLITDAEERIVSINSSFSRITGYSPAEAIGRTPDLLRSGVHDPDFRAKVRAAMRGHGSWRGEIIGKRKNGELFPQDVTISVVRDEFGEISHVFSLFSDISVHKDAEARMQRMANYDSLTGLPNRCLLNQLVDQGLAEAKRQGTHGALMVIDISRIGSISDTLGHEVGDQLVIAIGQLFRGALRDADILARVDNSKFVVALLHIEKREHAANVAQKLLNLLEAPINIDAHALHVGASIGITVYPEDGLEAPALFRFADVAVAKAGQTIESTFLFYREDMNRRAKEHLRLESEMRLALGDKELELHYQPKVSLASGRIVGAEALLRWKHPMRGMVSPGVFIPVAEETSLILELGTWVLDEACRQIRSWEDRGLHMPAIAVNLSARQFDEQLPARIAAVLERYQVRPDQIMLEITESLLMRGADKVIGIMNQLVAMGLALALDDFGTGYSSLAYLKKFPISTLKIDRSFVIGLPFEENDCAIARAIVTMAQQLRQEIVAEGVETAEQMRFLRELGCDQLQGYLFSPAVPAAEFELMLDEGRQLRLEEAV